Sequence from the Caldisericia bacterium genome:
TAAAGATCTCTGTAGGAGTTCCAATCTGTTCAAATCTCCCATTGTTTATCACACCAATTCTGTCTGACAGGAAAAGAGCCTCCTCAAAGTCATGTGTCACATGAACAATTGTGAGAGAGAGATCCTTTTTGATTTTTTTTAATTCCAGCCAGATCTTCCTTTTAATCTGAGGGTCAAGAGCTGTGGTTGGTTCATCTAAAAGTAGAATCTTTGGGTTCCTTACAAGTGCCCTGGCAAGAGAGACCCTCTGTTTTTCTCCCCCTGAAAGATTCTCTGGATATCTATCAAGGATTCTCTCTATCTTGAGTAGCTTAATTACTTCATCTTTTAAACAAGCTCCTCCTATGGTTATATTCTCCCTCACTGTCATGTGTGGAAAAAGAAGATAATCTTGTGGCACATATCCTATTCCCCTCTTTGCTGGATGAAGATGATCCACCCTTTCACCACCAATAATTATCTTCCCTTTATCTATTCTAAATCTACCAGAAATTGTTTCCAATAAGAGTGTTTTTCCACTACCTGTAGGCCCAAGAATGGTGAAATACTCTCCCTTCTTTATATGAACATCTATACTCTTCAGGGAAAAGTTACCTAAATCTAAATTAAGGTCCTTAATGATAAGCATTTTCTTTTATCACCCCTCTTACAATAAAGAGTATTAAAATTGCCACAATCACCATTAACACACCTGCACCTATTGCAAACTTTATATTACCTGAAGAAACAGAGAGATACACAAAAATAGGTAGAGTTTCAGTCTTCATTCTTGTGGCACCTGCTATCATTAGAGTTGCTCCAAATTCACCTATGGCTCTACTCCAACCAATTATAGCTCCAGTGAGAATTCCTTTTTTACTTAGAGGAAACACTATCTTCCTAAACACATCAAAATCTGAAAGCCCCATAATCTTCCCCATAAACTCATATCTTTTACTCACTTTAAAAAATGCAATCTCAGCACTTCTCTCTATGTATGGGGTAATTATTATAAATTGGGCAAATATCACTCCAAGGGGCGAGAATAAAAAGGAAATTCCGAATCTTCCAAGAAATTCACCAAAACCTCCACCAAACAAAATAAGAAAGGATAGACCTGTAATTAGTGGAGGAAGGAAGATGGGAATATCTATAACACCCTCCACAAACTGTTTAAGTGGAAAATTAACTCTGGATAAAAAATATGCCATCGGTATGGAAAAAATTAGAGAGAGGAGAAGTGAAATTAAAGACGTGATAATGGAAAACTTAACAGCAAATACAAACTCCTGAGAGATGAGGGTTTCTTTTAAACCTTGAAGTCCTGTTTTTGAAAACAAAGAGACTACACCAGATACAATAATTAAAATAAAAAGAATTAGGAATATGGAGCTAATCACATTAACTTTCTTCATCTTTCACCACAAATCCATACCTTTTAAATATCTCTTTTCCTTTTTCAGAAAGCACAAAAGATAGGAAATCTTTACTTAACTTTTTATTCTTTGTAAATTTAACAATACCTATAGGTATTGTTTTTATCTCATTAAATTTCTCCTCAATGGGGATGATCTCTAAATCCATTCCAAACTGAACAGCAGCTGATCTCCACACAATAGATGCATCAACAAAATTACTATTTACATCAAGAACCAACTTACTAACAGTTCCTTCTCTAACAACAACATTCTTCTTTACATCTTCATAAATACCAGCTTTCTCAAGTATTTTCCTGGTGACAGGTCCAATGGCAAGAGAATTTTCATCCCCAAGGGCAATTTTAACTCCCTCCCTGTCTAAATCTAA
This genomic interval carries:
- the modA gene encoding molybdate ABC transporter substrate-binding protein; translated protein: MKRFVIFLVILITLLSIMSCEGKEEKELLIFVGAGMKKPMDELKGVYEKKNNVKINIVYGGAGSLLSQIETTRRGDLFMPGSMYHYKIAEEKGLVDKGVEFLYHIPVIVVKKGNPKNIKGVLDLDREGVKIALGDENSLAIGPVTRKILEKAGIYEDVKKNVVVREGTVSKLVLDVNSNFVDASIVWRSAAVQFGMDLEIIPIEEKFNEIKTIPIGIVKFTKNKKLSKDFLSFVLSEKGKEIFKRYGFVVKDEES
- a CDS encoding ABC transporter permease subunit, which codes for MKKVNVISSIFLILFILIIVSGVVSLFSKTGLQGLKETLISQEFVFAVKFSIITSLISLLLSLIFSIPMAYFLSRVNFPLKQFVEGVIDIPIFLPPLITGLSFLILFGGGFGEFLGRFGISFLFSPLGVIFAQFIIITPYIERSAEIAFFKVSKRYEFMGKIMGLSDFDVFRKIVFPLSKKGILTGAIIGWSRAIGEFGATLMIAGATRMKTETLPIFVYLSVSSGNIKFAIGAGVLMVIVAILILFIVRGVIKENAYH
- a CDS encoding ABC transporter ATP-binding protein, which gives rise to MLIIKDLNLDLGNFSLKSIDVHIKKGEYFTILGPTGSGKTLLLETISGRFRIDKGKIIIGGERVDHLHPAKRGIGYVPQDYLLFPHMTVRENITIGGACLKDEVIKLLKIERILDRYPENLSGGEKQRVSLARALVRNPKILLLDEPTTALDPQIKRKIWLELKKIKKDLSLTIVHVTHDFEEALFLSDRIGVINNGRFEQIGTPTEIFRRPKSRFVAEFVEIENIFKGFGEDHYVFIKPGFKLKTKEEFHDNVYIAIRPEDVIIKMEKEGRENEFEGEIVEIANRGAFYQIEIYIGVSLVSLMPRRDFERMNFKVGDMVVIEINPEEVHVF